GTAATCAATCTGATTTACGATTTAAAGGTCGCTTAAATCTGCAACAAGTCGGAGTATTTGGCCAATCTTTGGGAGGCTACACAGCTTTGGCCCTAGCAGGCGCTAAAATCAACTTTGAGCAGCTAAAACAAGACTGTCAACCAGCAGCACTACAAAATACCTGGAATATGTCTTTACTGCTCCAGTGTCGCGCTTTAGAATTGAGCATTAGTAAGTCTGGTAAAGATTATAACCTGCGGGATGAGAGAGTAAAAGCTGCGATCGCAGTTAATCCCATTACTAGTTCGATTTTCGGCAAAGCTGGCTTAAGTCAAATTAAAACTCCAGTGATGATTGTCAGCAGTAGTGATGATACAGTTGCACCAGCTTTATCCGAGCAAATTTTACCTTTCTCCTGGTTGGCAAATTCCCAAAAGTATCTCGTCATGCTTGTTGGTGGTACACACTTTTCCACCATTGGCAATGCAAACCCTGCAAATCAACAAGTAGCATTACCTGCTGATATGATTGGCGATGCTTCTCAAGCACGTCATTACATGAATGTTTTAAGTTTACCTTTTTTCCAAACATACATTGCAGGCAAGCCGCAATACACACCATATCTGAACGCTGCTTACACTCAAAGCATTTCTAGTAAGTCTCTTGGTTTGAGTCTCGTCAAGTCATTGAATACAACCGAATTAGCACAATTATTGGATATAAAAGGAGGCAAACTCGTAAAAAAAAGTTCCCAACACCATAGTCAGCTTCGGATTTTGGATGTTGGATATTGGTGTTGCATTGCTGCATGTAATGATTTTTATTTGATTTGTACAGACGTATTTGAGTGGGAACCGCTGTAAGGCTTCCATAACGTACCGAAAACCATCTTCTAATTATTCTCCGGCCAGTTCCCGCGCAATATCCATGTTTGCTGCCAGTACACGCACGATTTCAACGGGGTTTTCACCTCTGTATATCAGGAAATATCGGGGCTGCACCAACCAGAAACGGACGGGAAGCGGAGTCAGGTCGTAACGGTACTGTCCGATTCTGGGGTTGTCTGTCAGTAATTCACAGGCACAAAGTAGCTTATCTAGCACCTGTTCGGCAGCATCAGAATTATCTCGCGCAATATAGGCATAAATTCTCGCGAGGTCGTTTTCTGCTTGCGGGGAGAGAATATAAAGTTTTGGGTTCGTCACAAAGATTTTTTGATCAATTGTTGTGCCTTGTTGCGGATGCGGTCTCGCGCACCTTCTTTGGGAAGACCTTGTGCATTATCAAGCTCCGAAAGACCGATAGCAATTTGCTCATTGAGCCACAATTTATATTCCTCGGAATGGTCGTTAAAGCGTTTCAAAAGACGCAACCCCTCCCGAATCACCTCGCTTTGAGAATGGTACAAGCCGGACTCAACCTGCATTTGGACGAAGGCTTCCAACTCAGGAGTAAGGGAAATATTCATATATCTATCTCTTTATAACAAGAATAGACATTATAATAACAGTTTTTGTTATTGCTTGCTAGTGAAAACTTTCACAAAGAGCTGCGCCTATTACTGTAAAACCGTAATAGGCGCAGATGATATGCGATCGCACTCACAACTTCTCAGCATATAATTTAAAGAAATATGACATTTAATTACGCTATTGTAAAAACCAGCTTTACATAAGTTCAGTTATGAGCCAGCCGGAATATACTACAGCCCAAGCTACTGCCCTGACTAACCACGATCGCAAACCTATTCACATACCTGGCTCTATTCAACCTCATGGCATTCTCCTGGCACTCAGTAATCAGCTAGAGATACTGCAAGTTAGCAATAATACCCAAGTGTATTTGTGCAAAGCTCCAGAAGATTTGCTCGGTAAACCTTTGAGCTATTTACTTGAACCTCAGACAGTGGAAATTGTCAAGCAGTGCTTAGTAAAAAAGGTTGGCAGCGCTAATGCGTTGAAAGTATTAATAAATACTTTGTATGGAGAAATATACTTTGATGCGATCGCTCATCGTACAGAAGAAGCTGTGATTCTGGAGCTAGAACCAACTGACTCGGAATTTGAGGTGAGTTTCTTAAACTTTCATAGTTTTGCGAGTGAAGCGATCGCTAAAATGCAAAGCATATCGAATCTGGTAGAATTTTTGCATTTAGTGGCTGAAGAAGTCCAAAAAATCATCGGTTTCGATCGGGTGATGGTCTATCAATTTGACGAATCAGAAGCGGGTTCTGTTGTTGCAGAAGTTAAACGAGAAGATTTATCACCTTATTTAGGACTCCACTATCCAGCTACAGATATTCCAGCACAGGCTAGGGAGTTATACACGCGTTGCTTTCTCAGATTTCTCCCCGATTTGACTGCCGAACCTGTCAAACTAGTTCCAACGGAAAATCCGACAACACATCAGCATCTTGACTTAAGCTACTGTCTGCTACGGAGTTTTGATTGGTGTTGTACTGAGTATCATCAAAATATGGGAGTGAAGGCTCTTTTGGTGATTTCAATTATTCAAGAACAAAAGCTTTGGGGATTAATATCCTGCCACCATCAAACACCAAAGTATATTTCTTACGAAGTCCGCAAGATGTGCGAATTTTTGGCACAGATTGCGTCTTCAGAGTTAGCACGCAAAATCAGTTACTCGGAATGGGATTATAAAGTAAAACTCAAATCGTTACAGTCTGAGTTTCTAGAATCTATTTCCCAAGCAGACAATTTTATCGATGCCCTAATTAAACCGGAAATCCGCTTGCTCGATCTTGTTAGTGCTTCAGGAGCAGCAGTTTGTCTGGATAATGAAATTACCCTTGTGGGAGCAACACCGAATATTAATGAAGTTCAGGCACTCATTGAATGGGCAGATACCCAAGTTAGTGATAACCTATTTTCTACTGATTCCCTGCCGAAGGTTTACCAAGAGGCGCTGATATTTAAAGATACTGCTAGTGGCTTGTTGCTACTGCGGATTTCTAAAATTCGGCGCTATTACATCCTTTGGTTTCGCCCGGAAGTTATCCAAACGGTACACTGGGCAGGAAATCCACAGGAATCCATGCAAGCACAGCCAGATGGTAGCTATACCCTGTCTCCCCGAAAATCTTTTGAACAATGGCAAGAAACGGTTAGATTAACTTCTCTACCTTGGAAACCTTGTGAACTTGACAGTGCGATCGCTCTGAATAATGCGATCGTTGGTATTGTACTCTCGAAAGCGGATGAATTAGCTAAAATCAACCTGGAGTTAGAGCGCAGCAACCAAGAACTAGCATCCTTTGCCTACGCCGCTTCCCACGACCTCAAGGAACCTTTGCGAGGCATTTATAACTTCTCAACAGTGCTGTTAGAAGACTATGCCCAAGTATTAGATGATGAGGGAATTGAGTGCTTGCAAACAGTAGTATCCTTGTCTGTACGCATGGAAACTCTGATTAATGCTCTGCTGCGGTTATCGCAGTTAGGACAAGCACAACTGCGTTTGCAAGCAACTGACCTCAACGAATTGCTCAATCAAGTAATTGACGTTTTTCGTGCTAGTCGCCAAGACTCTGGGCTTGTGGATATCCGCATTCCTCGCCCTTTACCAACAGTTTTGTGCGATCGAGTGCTGGTTAATGAAGTCTTCAGTAATCTGCTTGGTAATGCGTTCAAATATAACGATAAAGCAGAGCAATGGGTTGAGATTGGCTACTTTTCTCAAGAAGAGGTAGAGGGGCAGGGGAGCAGAGGGGCAGGGGAGCAGAGGGGCAGGGGAGCAGGGGAGCAGGGGAGCAGGGGAGTAACTCATACCCAATGCCCCATGCCCCATGTCCCATGCCCAATATTTTATATCCGAGATAACGGTATTGGAATTCCACAGCATCATCTAGAAACTATCTTTAGATTATTTAAGCGGCTCCATTCTCAGGAAAAGTACGGTGGAGGAGCAGGTGCGGGACTAGCTATTGTTAAGAAGATTGTTGAGCTTCATAACGGTCAAATTTGGGTTGAATCTACCGTAGGTGTTGGCTCGATGTTCTATTTTACGTTGGAATAGTTTAAGATAATGACTAAATATGTATTTTTGTTAAGCTCTTTTAAGACCACGAATGACAAAAAAACTTCATGAACCGCTGCTCGTTGTTGAGGACAGCAATGAAGATTTTCGGATGCTGCAACGTCTGATGCGGCGTATGTCCGTCCAGAATCCCATACACCGTTGTACTAATGGAGATGAGGTTTTAGAGTTTCTCTATCAACTGGGGAACGATGCCTACACTAAAGGCGAAGACCTACCTAACCCAAAAGTAGTATTACGACCCTCTGTAATCTTGCTCGATCTCAATTTGCCAGGTATTGATGGGCGTGACATTTTAGATCGGCTCAAGCAAGACAAGACTTTCAAGGGAATCCCCATCGTTGTTTTTACCACATCATCTAACCCCAAGGATATTGAATTGTGCTACCAGAAGGGCGCCAATGGATATCTGGTAAAACCGATGGATGCTCTGGAACTAAAAAAGACGATTCAGGCATTTGTAGACTACTGGCTTGAAGCCAATACACCGCCTGTGTTGGATTAAGTTGTTTATTTTTTGTTGATGTAGCAGTCGGGGAAAAACGATCATAAAAGAGATGGCTCAGAGGACACAAAGACATTTTCCTCTTTGAGTCACTGTGTCTGTTGGTCTCTGTTAGATTTCTTTTCCCCATTTTCCTGTTTTTGACTATTTGGTGTTTCTTTAGGATTACTAAAGAATTTAGATTTTATTTACACTTATTTTATATTATTTTTAGAATTATGCAAGAAAACACAATCTGGATAAAAGGGATCTATATGGCTCCCTGATCGTCATAACCTTATGTTGGACATACGGACGCTACTTATCATCGATGATTGTGCCGCAGATCGGAAAATCTATCGTCGATATCTTTTGAAAGATCCGCACCAGTCCTACCAGATTTTGGAGGCAGATTGCGCAGAAGAAGGACTTGCTTTGTGCCAAAAAGTACGCTGCGATGTCATTTTGCTGGATTTTTGCCTACCTGATATGAGTGGGTTAGAACTTTTCGATCGCATCCAGCAGGAGATATTTAAGACTTCTGTCCCCGTGATTATGTTAACAGGGCGCGGTGATGAAGAAATCGCTGTACAGGTAATGAAGCGGGGTGCTTTGGATTATTTAGTCAAGCACCATCTAACACAGGATGTGCTGCAACTAGCAGTCCGCAACGCCATCAAGCAGTCGTGCTTGCAAGCCCAACTGCTCAAAACTCAAGAGAGACAACGCCTAATTGCCACAACTGCTTTACGAATTCGCCAGTCTCTTAATCTAGAGCAAATTTTGAATACGGCTGTAGCTGAGGTACAGCAACTTTTGAAGTGCGATCGCGTGATGGTGTATCAGTTTTACCCAGATACAGATGGTAAGATAGTCGCCTCATCAGTTGAGTCATACCGCACTGTAGCATTGTGCGATCGCGTTGGCGCTGGGACTGGGGAGCAGGGGAGCAGCACTTCTCTACGAGAGGCTGCGCCAACGACTACGCCCTTCGACGCCGCTCAGGCTAAACTCAGTGACAGAGGAGCAGAGGAGCAGAGGAGCAGGGAAGAAGTTGCAGTAGGTTTTTCTCCTGTGCCCCTCCGCCCCTGTGCCTCTCTGCCTCTTGTGCCCAATTCCGAATCCGCAATCCCTTATATCTATGAGCTTGGCTTGTGTAATTGTGTCAGCCTAAAAGAGCAATTTAATACTAAGGCAAATCTGGTAGTTCCGATTAATCTAAGCAACAATGGGAACCCAACCCCCAAGCTTTGGGGTTTATTGATTGCTCACCATAATTCCGGGGAGCGACACTGGCAAACTGATGATGCAGAAATGCTCAATGAAGTATCAGTACAATTAGCCATCGCTATTCAACAGGCGGAATTGTTAGCCCAAACTCAAGCAGCCCTTGCCAAAGAAAAGCAACTCAATGTATTTAAATCCCAAATAATTACAACGGTTTCGCATGAGTATCGAACGCCCTTAACTTCGATTCTGGCTGCGGCATCAACTTTGGTAAAACATAGCCAGCAACTAGATGAGTCTAAACAAGAGCGATTCTTGGGAATCATTGAACAGAAAGCCAGGTATATGTCCAAACTTGTGGATAATATGCTTCTGGTTAACCAACTGGAACTGGAAAAACCCAAGTTTCAACCAATCTCAGTCGATTTACTACAATTTTTTTCTGATCTTTTAGAACAAGAGCGAGAAACAGTAGGCGATCGCCACGAATTGATTTTTAAAATTACTGGTAATCATCATGGATTTTGGGGCGATCGCGGACTTTTGCAACAAATTTTTATTAACTTAATGTCTAATGCAATTAAGTACTCTCCAGAAGGAGGTAGTGTAGAATTCCACCTGATCGGCAAAGAATCAGAAGCAATTTTTTACATCAAAGATTGGGGAATTGGCATCCCGATGGCAGATCAAGAAAATTTGTTTCAATCCTTCAGTCGTGGAAGTAACGTTGACACAATTCCTGGTACAGGCTTAGGGCTAGCGATCGCTAAAGCTTGTGTCGAGTTACATAGTGGCAATATTACTTTGTCAAGTGAAGTGGGGCAAGGAACTAAAGTTACAGTTAGCTTACCGAAGATATGCCCAACTGGTCAACTATCCCCATCATCCACTTGATTTAGATAATTTTAAAAAGCATATTGTAATTATTGCTTTTGAATTTCTATTTTGCTAATCAACCATTCTTTGATTGTTTTCCCGCAAGGCTCAGAACTTTGGCAATCACTGACGTTCTCTAGAGAATAAGACATTTTTACTTTTTTGTTGACGTATTTCTCTGGTTCGCAAACCTCAAAGACTGCACCGACACCTTCATATACTTTGCCCTTTTCATCGACAACAGTAACGTAGCATTTTAAGTCTCCGTTTTGCATATCTTTGATAGTACCAGAAATTGGATTATTGTTTTTAATTTCCTTGGATTGATTGTTTTTAGGAGATGTTTTTTCAGATGATGCTGACTTAATAGTTTTTTTGCTGTTATCTAGTTTTACTTGATTTGCAGAAATAGATTCAGAATTAACTTGCGTAGCTTTTGCAGTATTTGCTGGATTAACTTTATTCTGTTGAGAAGCACTATTGCCTGAGTCGCTACAACTCACAATCAACATAGAGCAAAAAAACAATGTAGTAGTGAAGATTGATTTTTTCATTTGATTTATGTTAGTAAAAACTATTGATAGTTGTTTGGCTAAAAGCACTACAAGTAAAATCTTTGATTGGCAATAAAAACTTTCATGAAGTTTTCTATAAGATTTCTTGATTATTACAATTTTATGTATCGGAAGTTATAAATGACATCGTGATATTTGCGGAGAATACTCGGCGTTATCCTTACTTTTTGGATATTATTCGGTAAAGTTCTTAGAGAATGTCTTGATACTGATAAAATAATGCTTAATTGAAGAAGAATTCAAAATTCAGAATCAAGACGCTCTCTACGACTTATTATCCGCTTTTTCAGTCAGAATTAATTCTGACTCCTGAATTCTGACTCCTGAATTCTGTTTCGATAAACTTTGATTGCTAAATATTAATGTTTTGAGCATTAAATAAGTATTTAATAGAGTTTAAAAGCTGTAAGTATTGATTTTGTGTTATTTCAAGGTTTTCTCAACTTAAACAAACCATTTGACTGGACTTCCCACGACTGCGTAGCGCGGGTGCGAAAATTGTTGCGCCTCAAACGTGTAGGACATGCGGGAACCTTAGATCCAGCAGCAACAGGGGTTTTACCGATCGCACTTGGTAAAGCCACAAGATTATTGCAATATCTGCCAGAAAACAAAGCTTATAAGGCTACGATTCGTCTGGGTGTGCGGACTACAACCGATGATTTACAAGGTGAAATCATTAGTTCTCAAGCTTGTGCTGGATTGAGTTTAGCAGAGGTGAAAACTGCACTAACACAATTTGAAGGCAAGATTGAGCAAATCCCACCGAATTATAGTGCAATTCAAGTGGATGGGAAACGTCTCTACGACTTAGCCCGCCAAGGAAAAATGGTGGAAGTCCCAGTGCGGACAGTGGAAATTTTTCAGATAGATATTTTGGATTGGAGAGAAGGAGATTTTCCCGAATTGGATGTGGCGATCGCCTGTGGATCTGGTACATATATTAGAGCGATCGCTCGTGACTTAGGTGCAATCTTAGAAACTGGTGGTACTTTGGCGGCTTTGATCCGTACCCAAAGCAGTGGTTTCGATTTAACAGATAGTCTCACTTTTACCGACTTAGAAGCTAAATTGCAAGGCGGGACATTTCAACCTCTCGCCCCTGATGCAGCCTTACAACATTTGTTGTCTGTGACTTTACCAGCAACATCTGCTCAAAAATGGTGCCAAGGTCAGCGAGTTTCTCTAAACTCTGATATTACTGGGATAGTGCGAGTTTATGAAGAAGAGACTCGCTTTTTAGGTGTTGGACAATTACAAGATGAAGTGTTGATTCCGCAAATGGTTTTTGAACCGATTTCTTGAAGGAGAATTCAGGAGTGGAGGTGGAGTGTCTGCGGCTCCGGTAATACCAATTCTGTATGAAGATGCGCCAAACTATATGAGGAACGAACCGCAAAGGGCGCATACTCCTACGGAGAAGCAAGCTACGCGCAGCGTCTCGTAAGAGTTGGACACAAAGAAGAAAAAAAATTTGGCGCAGCCTCACAAAGAAATGGTATAAAAATCAAGATGTTCACTACAAGACGCTCTGTATAGCTTGCTTTATTCGCTGCAAGGGTACGCTGACTTGCATTGGTGTCAACTTAAGCTGAAAGCCTTTGCAAATCTCGTTTCCAGCCTCTGGGCTGGAAATGCTGCTCTTGGCGCTCTGCCGCCAGCAAGGGAGGCGGAGCCTCTAGAACGGCATTCCCAGTCTCCGACTGGGAACGAGACACAATTCAATTCTGAATTCTGGCTCCTGACTCCTGAATTCTTTCTTGTTAAACCAAATAACTCGTATTAGGTACGATCGCAAAAAAGGCATACTCATACCAAGCAGTCCAGATGAAACTGCGAATCCATCGCTGACGCTTGTCGGGACTCAATTCATATTCAAACGCCCCACGAGATACATCAATGGAAGATAGATGAGAGTTGCAACCACAGCCATGCTGATAAGTAAAACCATATTTAGAAGCAATACTTTGCACCTTCATTTGAATAGCAAATACCTTACCTGCATGGAGTATGGCATCCCAAGCACGTTTGTGTTCGATATCGCGCTGATCGAATCGCAAAGCACGTTCTTCAAAAACATGATCGCGGTAAATTGGTGCTAAATGCACGTGATAAAAGCTAGCAGGTAGTTCATAACCAAATTCATTGAACAAATCTATGCCAATACGAGCCACTTTTATTTCATCAGCGTAATCGATTCCTTTGGACTCCACATCGCGGAGAATTTCTGCAAAGTTCGGATAGTTGTGTTTGAGAAAGTCTTGTCCAAAAAACTCTAAGGTTTCCCATGCCAGTTGTGCAAATAACTGAGAAAATGATGGTATTAGGT
This portion of the Nostoc sp. GT001 genome encodes:
- a CDS encoding type II toxin-antitoxin system RelE/ParE family toxin, translated to MTNPKLYILSPQAENDLARIYAYIARDNSDAAEQVLDKLLCACELLTDNPRIGQYRYDLTPLPVRFWLVQPRYFLIYRGENPVEIVRVLAANMDIARELAGE
- a CDS encoding type II toxin-antitoxin system ParD family antitoxin, which translates into the protein MNISLTPELEAFVQMQVESGLYHSQSEVIREGLRLLKRFNDHSEEYKLWLNEQIAIGLSELDNAQGLPKEGARDRIRNKAQQLIKKSL
- a CDS encoding ATP-binding protein — encoded protein: MSQPEYTTAQATALTNHDRKPIHIPGSIQPHGILLALSNQLEILQVSNNTQVYLCKAPEDLLGKPLSYLLEPQTVEIVKQCLVKKVGSANALKVLINTLYGEIYFDAIAHRTEEAVILELEPTDSEFEVSFLNFHSFASEAIAKMQSISNLVEFLHLVAEEVQKIIGFDRVMVYQFDESEAGSVVAEVKREDLSPYLGLHYPATDIPAQARELYTRCFLRFLPDLTAEPVKLVPTENPTTHQHLDLSYCLLRSFDWCCTEYHQNMGVKALLVISIIQEQKLWGLISCHHQTPKYISYEVRKMCEFLAQIASSELARKISYSEWDYKVKLKSLQSEFLESISQADNFIDALIKPEIRLLDLVSASGAAVCLDNEITLVGATPNINEVQALIEWADTQVSDNLFSTDSLPKVYQEALIFKDTASGLLLLRISKIRRYYILWFRPEVIQTVHWAGNPQESMQAQPDGSYTLSPRKSFEQWQETVRLTSLPWKPCELDSAIALNNAIVGIVLSKADELAKINLELERSNQELASFAYAASHDLKEPLRGIYNFSTVLLEDYAQVLDDEGIECLQTVVSLSVRMETLINALLRLSQLGQAQLRLQATDLNELLNQVIDVFRASRQDSGLVDIRIPRPLPTVLCDRVLVNEVFSNLLGNAFKYNDKAEQWVEIGYFSQEEVEGQGSRGAGEQRGRGAGEQGSRGVTHTQCPMPHVPCPIFYIRDNGIGIPQHHLETIFRLFKRLHSQEKYGGGAGAGLAIVKKIVELHNGQIWVESTVGVGSMFYFTLE
- a CDS encoding response regulator, with the translated sequence MTKKLHEPLLVVEDSNEDFRMLQRLMRRMSVQNPIHRCTNGDEVLEFLYQLGNDAYTKGEDLPNPKVVLRPSVILLDLNLPGIDGRDILDRLKQDKTFKGIPIVVFTTSSNPKDIELCYQKGANGYLVKPMDALELKKTIQAFVDYWLEANTPPVLD
- a CDS encoding ATP-binding protein, which codes for MLDIRTLLIIDDCAADRKIYRRYLLKDPHQSYQILEADCAEEGLALCQKVRCDVILLDFCLPDMSGLELFDRIQQEIFKTSVPVIMLTGRGDEEIAVQVMKRGALDYLVKHHLTQDVLQLAVRNAIKQSCLQAQLLKTQERQRLIATTALRIRQSLNLEQILNTAVAEVQQLLKCDRVMVYQFYPDTDGKIVASSVESYRTVALCDRVGAGTGEQGSSTSLREAAPTTTPFDAAQAKLSDRGAEEQRSREEVAVGFSPVPLRPCASLPLVPNSESAIPYIYELGLCNCVSLKEQFNTKANLVVPINLSNNGNPTPKLWGLLIAHHNSGERHWQTDDAEMLNEVSVQLAIAIQQAELLAQTQAALAKEKQLNVFKSQIITTVSHEYRTPLTSILAAASTLVKHSQQLDESKQERFLGIIEQKARYMSKLVDNMLLVNQLELEKPKFQPISVDLLQFFSDLLEQERETVGDRHELIFKITGNHHGFWGDRGLLQQIFINLMSNAIKYSPEGGSVEFHLIGKESEAIFYIKDWGIGIPMADQENLFQSFSRGSNVDTIPGTGLGLAIAKACVELHSGNITLSSEVGQGTKVTVSLPKICPTGQLSPSST
- the truB gene encoding tRNA pseudouridine(55) synthase TruB, which translates into the protein MLFQGFLNLNKPFDWTSHDCVARVRKLLRLKRVGHAGTLDPAATGVLPIALGKATRLLQYLPENKAYKATIRLGVRTTTDDLQGEIISSQACAGLSLAEVKTALTQFEGKIEQIPPNYSAIQVDGKRLYDLARQGKMVEVPVRTVEIFQIDILDWREGDFPELDVAIACGSGTYIRAIARDLGAILETGGTLAALIRTQSSGFDLTDSLTFTDLEAKLQGGTFQPLAPDAALQHLLSVTLPATSAQKWCQGQRVSLNSDITGIVRVYEEETRFLGVGQLQDEVLIPQMVFEPIS